GTTGCTTTACCATTTTAATCCTCTGTTTTGATCTAACGACTTCAAAAACTTTGCAAAGCTGTATGAGCAGAAAGATGCAACAGAAAATACAAGTCAGAAATGTTTCCCAATAAAATGTTTCCAGTCCATTCGAAATAATCCTAAATAATCAGATTAACAAAGCaggtcattttctttttttgaaattCTTGTTAGCAACAGAAAACTGGCTTATTATTCCTATTTGTCTCTTGGTATGTTTTTTATAGTAACTTTTTTGTGAGTGGAAGGTACAGTGGGCAGTGTTATTCACTACACcatggaaaaacaaaaggaatagcATGTTGAGTTCATAAGGTCACTAAAACAGCTGGAACAGTTATTTCACATGTGGAAGGACTCTGTAAATACTACTCatggtctggcttttttttgtCCCACCAAAGAAGATTTAAAGAGTTCCAGTGACAATTTCCTCCTTCTACTGTAAAATCCAATGAATACATCTttctggatttttaatgaacatcACTCTTACGTATTGTGAGACTTTGTGACAGAGTATATGAAGATAAGCATAGTTTGCCCTGACATGTTGGCCTGATAAGCTCTGTGTTGGAGAGCTGAATTGCAAACAGTTGCAAATGGCAACAGCAAACTGCAAAGTTAATGCATATTCACGAGCTATCAAGAATGAGGGTGTGGTTTTGTCGTCAAGGGGAAAATAAAGCATATGTTTAGATACAATGTTAGTGATGGAAGTTTCAACTAAACATGCAGAACTCACCTTGTCAACACTTCAGTCCAAATGAGTGGATGAACTAACAAACATTCAAAACCGCAAGAAAATGTAGTGGTGCCTTGCATTCAGGCCAGAGGTTGTCTTTGTCATTACTATTAGTTActatattatacatttataaagaaAGATCTGTGGTATGAATTTATTACGAAGAGGTTATTTAAATTTGGAAACCTATAGTAGAATTCCTGTTGTGCTCCAGCCACAGAGCTGAAAGAGCAGTTTGACATTTTATTgcacagaaatgcagcactgaactGAATAAAATTATACTGCTGCAGCAACATCCAGATGTGTAGCATCTCATGTCAAGTGCATTACAAAAACTTCTCGAAAGCATTATCTGCCGTTCCAGTGtcctttattttctcttttcattaATTACTCTGTCTTTCTTAGAATGAATTTTATAGTGGCTTTAGATGGATTGGGAAAGAATCTGCACCCCTCCAGTGTTTAGATCGCACTTTACTCCGAGTCTGCTCCTTTGTGTTTCCAAATGGAGCTGCAACACTTTCCTGCTTCCTTCTCCCTAATACAGTGGAAGGGAATAATATTCAGTATTCTTCATGAAGGGCACCCTTTGTTGAATGTTATAGGCACATCTGTTCCTTTTTTGATTTTTCTAgccaagctacagtatgtgtacaggaAGGTAAGAACAGTTCTATTTTAGGATCCATCTGTGGAAAGGAACTTTGTTTAATCATCTGGCTTTAGAATTTTTATGAATACCACTATATGCAGTATTGAATAGcttcaatataaaaaaatgttttgggctGGATCTTAGGCtgggtgttcttttttttctttgagaatGCACGTAGGTAAaactgttttcttcattttaatggCATAGAACCTAAAGAAacagagtgtgagagtgtgcctTTTGGTGAATTGTGTGAGCTTGCAGCTTTGATTTCTGACCAGCTCAGGATTGCCACGAGGTGTTTATAAAAACTGTAGAATGAAGTAACCGACAGCAACAACGTGTAATTCATCCATTTCCAAAACCCGCCTAGTCCAGGAAAACAAAGCAGGATTTGTTTCAGCAGCACCTCACTGACAGCTGGCTTGATTACCAAGCCCTGTCTGTCCAGGCAGTAAAGTTTCTGATGCCATTCCCCACAACCTAACTTTTGGAAATGGGATATTCAACGCTTGTCAAATTGAAGAATCAATATCTAAATAAACTTTGCTTTGAACCAGAAATCGCCTATTGTCATAGCCAGAACCTTATATACAGCATTTTTTGTCTTAAAATGACATCAGCCTTCTCATTATCTTTATCTTACTGGTCGGTCTGTTCCAATTAAAATGTCCTTACTGGACACAAACTCAGCATACAATATGccatatttagattttcagaaggcttttaacTTTTCTGATCAAAGATTAATTTTCTCCCACATTTGAGGAGATGTGTTTGGGTTCAAAATGAATAGAAAACAGTACAGATAAAGAGTGAAGGCTTCAATTGGAAAGAAGTGCAGAAGAAAAGCTGACCTTGATGAGAttacaatttacatttacatcttctagacaatgtggcaAACAGTGCTAGAATGTATAGTTACATTTTAGGTTTTAAACAAGGAATTGTTTGTTTTGAGCTGTGCAGTGCTCTAGTAAGGTTTTAAGGCAGTGCTtagaacattatttaaaattttgtttACCACAATATAAGAAAGattttgctgctctggaatgcATCTAGAAAAGAGCAACAAGATATCGTATTATCTGTGGTTTAGGGGAATGTCCCTCATTGATAAACTGAAggtactcatccttcttgaatCTTGGAACAGAGATGATTAAAGATTGTTGATACTTAGATCAGATTCCTTTTGTAAAGGCAGTGATGAAGTCAACCCAATGGaatttttcagatttaaaattgaaacaTGAGCCAGGGGACACAGGCTACAACTATGTAGAAATTCATTCAAAACCGGGAATAGAGGTACTTATTTACGCAAAGTGTGGTCGAagatggaacaagctactcagtcTTGTCATTGAAGGTGTCGCTCAAGTTCAGGAAATGACCAGTTCttgtttttaagtttgttttcttttgttctctaTCACTACAATGTTTCCATGAAAAAAAAGTCTGTGTGGATTTAAGAGGATGTGGTAACACGTCTCAGAAGTCAAATATATTTAGAGGTCAGAGATGTGaatgagggaaaaaaagtagGAAACTAAAGCGCAAAACCCTTAATACATCTGCTCTTCATTTGTTGTTTCCAGACTTTTAATTTGCCGTGGTCTGCAACAGTATTGGTGTTTGGACTGACTCATTTAAGTGCACAGTGCACATAATTTTGGTCATGgtattttgcagttttacagAATACTTCATCATAGTAATTGAATGAGATCATTTTATTAATTCTTGCAACTTTCTGATGCTGTGGGGTGGACAGTGAACAcaagttacaaacgagaggaaacCATTCAACTAATGCAGATTCGATAGCTGACTTGTCTTGAAGTATATCTTATATTATTCTCATTATTTTGCAGTTAGATATGATTCATGAGGTTTAAGGAGTTAGCTAGAGGtttcttttcaaacagcataaGATAATAATACAACCCTATTTGTGGTCTTTAGTGGTTTGTAGTCTTGATTAGGGTGAactatttgcatttaaaatcaaataattttaatagaaaaaaatctttagattgCATTGGATGTTATAGCTAATAAAAATGGCTTTTTGTTGTTACTTAACGAGAAATTTGactcttttttcatttatttcataatttttttgttttagaaaattattaataaatggatCATAGTGCATAGTTTGCCTATAAAACTTCCATGCAGCACATGCTGTTTCCATGACCcctctttcctttcttttccagCCTTTTGCTCCGCTGATCAAAATGAACTGCTCTGCTGAAGTGCACTTGTTTCTGTGTCAGGCCTTTGTGCCAGTCTGCATAGAACCTACAAAAGTCCTGATGCCCTGCCGTGCCCTCTGTGAGAGGGTGCGTACTGACTGTAGGAGTCTCATTGACATGTTTGGGATTGTCTGGCCCCCTGAGTTGAGGTGTGAAAGGTAAGGTTCTGTGGTTGTGACGTACACACGATCTCACAAAACATCACCCTGCAGTGCAACGCCGTTGCCCAAGCTGTTTCAAAGTGCTGCGTCATAGTGTTGAGCACATTTTGACTGCCAGTGTTCAACCAAGGGACTGCCTAAAAGGGAACTGCAgacccagtttctcagaccagttattaaatcacggtaataaaataaattcattgatgttatagaaacaaattacaaattGTGAATTAAGCGCacaattgtgaactttgtggaaGTACTGTGTAGTCGCCATTGTTGTCATAAACCTTGGCTCTTGCAATGGGCGAGAGTGAGAGTTCCTATGAATTCCGATGTGATGTGGCCCTTTCTGCTCGCTAGTCACTGTAATCGTTAATGCGATGTACGAGCGAATACGTACAGGCTGTGCCGCAGACATTAACCTCAGAAATTTTAGGTAAAATGGGAATGATGTTGGGAGGTTTCAAAGTTTCCAGATGTCTTCAGCTGAGAGCCACTCTAACCAGTCAGCCCTGACCTCCACACTGCTTCATTTCGTGCTGTGTTTGTATCACTTAGGCTTATGTTTTCTCCAGTTAATTGTTCAGCGCTGACTTGAGCACCGTCTTGTGTTGGGACCTGCAGGTTTGATGAATGCCACAGTTCCCTGGATGGCTCAGCTGCTCCTCCCATGAAGCAGATGACAACACAGAAGCCCTCCCCCTCTGTGCAGAGAGACTTTGGCTTCTGGTGCCCTCGGCAGTTCAAGACCCCGCCCGGCCAGGGCTCGGAGTTCCTGGGTGTGGCAGACTGTGCTCCCCCCTGCACCAACATGTACTTCAAGCCCCACGAAATCGAATTTGCCAAGAACTTCATCGGGGTCTCTTCCATCGTCTGCCTGTGCGCCACGCTCTTCACCTTCCTCACCTTCCTGATCGACGTCAAGAGGTTTCGCTACCCCGAGCGGCCCATCATCTTCTACGCCGTCTGTTACAGCGTCGTGTCCCTCATCTACTTCATCGGCTTCCTGCTGGGCAACGGCACGGCCTGCAACCGAGCCGACGGGGAGCTGTGGAGCGTCGAGACGGTGGTCCAGGGCTCCCAGAGCAAGGCCTGCACGGTCCTCTTCATGCTCCTTTACTTCTTCTCCATGGCCGGGACGGTGTGGTGGGTCATTTTGACCATCACGTGGTTCCTGGCGGCGGGTCCCAAGTGGAGCTGCGAGGCCATCGAGAAGAAAGCCGTGTGGTTCCATTCCGTGGCCTGGGGAATCCCGGGGGCACTGACAGTCATGCTGCTGGCCTTGAACAAAGTGGAGGGGGATAGCATCAGCGGGGTGTGCTTCGTGGGGCTCTACGACCTGGACGCCCTGCGCTACTTCGTCCTGGCCCCGCTGTGCCTCGGCGTGGTGGCGGGGCTCTCTCTGCTCCTGGCGGGCATCATCTCCCTCAACCACGTGCGCCAGGTCATCCAGCATGACGAGCGCAACCAGGAGAAGCTGAAGAAGTTCATGATTCGCATCGGCGTTTTCAGCGGCCTCTACCTGCTGCCCCTCGTCACGCTGCTGGGCTGTTACATTTACGAGCAAGGCTATCGCAAGACCTGGGAGAAGACCTGGATCAGCGATCACTGTCAAGAGTACCACATTCCCTGCTCTTACCAGGTACCGCTATCCCGCCCTTCTGTGACCAAATTAACTAAAAACGTGGATGCTGTTGGGTTTCTAGTCACTATAATCAAAATCAATTTATTGTCACAATAAAAACAGCCTACTCTAAACtctaaatgattatttttagtTATTGGATTGATCAtatgttgtatttaaaaatataatgcgCCTTATATTATTGGTTTTACTTGAGGAGTGACTACTCGTGGATATTGAGGGCTacatttcattaatattttaagttttctttcctttctttcagAAAGTCTTAGACAGGCCCAATCTGtccctttttttaataaaatatctgatGACGCTGGTTGTCGGAATCTCAGCTGTATTCTGGGTCAGCAGCAAGAAGACTTGCTCCGAATGGGCCTATTTCTTCAACAAGACCCGCAAGAGAGAGTAAGGCTATTGATTTCCAGTTTCCAGTGACCGGTTCATGTTTTCCCATGTTTTAATTGATGTTTTGTCGAACTTCAGGTGAGGTTTTCATCTCCTCGAAGGTTCTGGGTGATAACATTTCTATAATACTGTGGTGTTCAGTGGAGTATGTCTATAAACGGAGGCAACAATGAAACGTGAAGATTATTGCAACCATAAAAATCATAGATGCTAACGATTTTACACAATACTTTCAGTGTTGGAAAGGTAAACACATGACACAGCCTACTGGATGCAAGTGTAAGTTAAGCAATGGCAGAATTTGCAACCGAGAGTTATATGGAAAGGTGTACGTTTTTAATTCAATGTTGCTGATTTGCAGCCCTATCAGTGAGAGCCGGAGAGTGCTGCAGGAGTCCTGCGAGTTTTTCCTGAAGCACAACAACAGAGTGCAGCACAAGAAGAAGCAGTACAAGCCCAGCTCCCACAAGCTGAAAGTCATCTCCAAGTCCATGGGCACCAGCACGGGGGCCAAGCCCAACCACGGGACCTCCACTGTCGCCCTCGCCAATCACGACGCCCTGGCGCAGAGCACCCTCTCCGAGACCCCCGGCCGGGCTCAGGCGGTCACGAAGGCTGGGGGCCGGGAGCCGGCCGGCCAGGCGGTGCCGGCCCGCGTCCCGTCGGCCGACGCGCCCCAGAGGAGCAAAGCCGGCAGCTCTGGCAAAGTCAGCAGCCGCTCTGAAAGCCTGCAGAGAGTCCCGGATGGAAGGTGAGGAGTAACAATGAGCTGTACTACAGGCCAGAATAACCTGAGCCATAAGATAGCCTTAGTACTTCACAAGCCTAATACTAAGTTAgtcataaatacaaaatacgTTTGCCATAttgttaaaacagaaacagaactgaaacagaaaaacagaacagctATTATGCAATTACACTGttgctgttctgtttttcatgAACAGTACTTATATATGTTAGAGCAAAGACTACGTGAAATGAAAGCTGTTCAGAATTATGTGTTTCCTGtccattttctttattattatttggataAACATGAGTTTATCAAACGCCTAAGCCTgaaaatgcatgtttaaatgtttccacttactgtatgttgtgtaaaATGCCTGCGCGCATAAAGATTCAGCGAATGGCAAAACCATATCCTTTTCTTTAAACCTTAATTCCCCCCAAAGCTGTGGGCTACATTTTCAGACTTATGTTGTAAAAATGTCTAGTTTCTCCAGCTTCTTTTTGttctctttattatttttttcaacagaCGGATTCTTTTGATCAGACAATTCCAAGTTAAAAGCTGTTACTTGTTACCACACGTCTTCTATAAACTTTATAATACTTTATACTGTTAAACAAAAAACGGGCACGGGAAATGTAATTTACAGACATTTCATCAGTGTAAAGGAAAATTCAAGGAAAAGAGTCTcatgtttttaacatttaaaaggtACTGCAATATATAGCAAGCCAGCACGTGTGCTGAAACTTATTGTAGCCAAAGACTATTGTAGAAAACCACATATTCTGTGTGCAAACACAACAGGATTACCTTTGTAATACTGAGTTCTAGGCATGCATGGTGTCAGGgtggatcccgtaagaatgtACTGGTACACTATGtacttaagaacataagaatagtTAGAAATGACAGTagaccatttggcccatctagtccATTTGATAGTCAGTAGCTGAAAAGTCCAAGAATCCCATCCAgtcatttattgaaaaaaatgaaaagcaatttcACTGGAATCTCTACATAAATGCTGTAACATGTGTACAATTGAAGTGAAACAATTATACAGCACTCAAACAAAATGAGAACAATTTTCCTTAAATTGTCATTCAATCTAAGTAGTTTTAGGAATGTCCTGCAAAAAGTCTGTTGTTTTCTTTAACGGTAAATTCTCCGTTCTCTTGAGGCTGACCCCCAGGAGTGACTGGGTGGAGAGCCAGCAAGCATCCAGCAGCGTCAGGGGCCCGACTCCTCTTCTGGTGCACGCTGTGGCCGAAGAAACCCAGGAAAAAGACCGTGGCCGTTCAGGCACTTGATACCCTGTTTCTCGGAGAGCAAGAAGCAGTCTCCAGGT
This is a stretch of genomic DNA from Lepisosteus oculatus isolate fLepOcu1 chromosome 10, fLepOcu1.hap2, whole genome shotgun sequence. It encodes these proteins:
- the fzd6 gene encoding frizzled-6 isoform X1, whose protein sequence is MLSLGFTLICLEVMGVTPSWGHSSFTCEPIKVHRCLGMPYNATLFPNLMDHYDQDIAARKMEPFAPLIKMNCSAEVHLFLCQAFVPVCIEPTKVLMPCRALCERVRTDCRSLIDMFGIVWPPELRCERFDECHSSLDGSAAPPMKQMTTQKPSPSVQRDFGFWCPRQFKTPPGQGSEFLGVADCAPPCTNMYFKPHEIEFAKNFIGVSSIVCLCATLFTFLTFLIDVKRFRYPERPIIFYAVCYSVVSLIYFIGFLLGNGTACNRADGELWSVETVVQGSQSKACTVLFMLLYFFSMAGTVWWVILTITWFLAAGPKWSCEAIEKKAVWFHSVAWGIPGALTVMLLALNKVEGDSISGVCFVGLYDLDALRYFVLAPLCLGVVAGLSLLLAGIISLNHVRQVIQHDERNQEKLKKFMIRIGVFSGLYLLPLVTLLGCYIYEQGYRKTWEKTWISDHCQEYHIPCSYQKVLDRPNLSLFLIKYLMTLVVGISAVFWVSSKKTCSEWAYFFNKTRKRDPISESRRVLQESCEFFLKHNNRVQHKKKQYKPSSHKLKVISKSMGTSTGAKPNHGTSTVALANHDALAQSTLSETPGRAQAVTKAGGREPAGQAVPARVPSADAPQRSKAGSSGKVSSRSESLQRVPDGRLTPRSDWVESQQASSSVRGPTPLLVHAVAEETQEKDRGRSGT
- the fzd6 gene encoding frizzled-6 isoform X2, whose amino-acid sequence is MKQMTTQKPSPSVQRDFGFWCPRQFKTPPGQGSEFLGVADCAPPCTNMYFKPHEIEFAKNFIGVSSIVCLCATLFTFLTFLIDVKRFRYPERPIIFYAVCYSVVSLIYFIGFLLGNGTACNRADGELWSVETVVQGSQSKACTVLFMLLYFFSMAGTVWWVILTITWFLAAGPKWSCEAIEKKAVWFHSVAWGIPGALTVMLLALNKVEGDSISGVCFVGLYDLDALRYFVLAPLCLGVVAGLSLLLAGIISLNHVRQVIQHDERNQEKLKKFMIRIGVFSGLYLLPLVTLLGCYIYEQGYRKTWEKTWISDHCQEYHIPCSYQKVLDRPNLSLFLIKYLMTLVVGISAVFWVSSKKTCSEWAYFFNKTRKRDPISESRRVLQESCEFFLKHNNRVQHKKKQYKPSSHKLKVISKSMGTSTGAKPNHGTSTVALANHDALAQSTLSETPGRAQAVTKAGGREPAGQAVPARVPSADAPQRSKAGSSGKVSSRSESLQRVPDGRLTPRSDWVESQQASSSVRGPTPLLVHAVAEETQEKDRGRSGT